One genomic window of Mycteria americana isolate JAX WOST 10 ecotype Jacksonville Zoo and Gardens chromosome 6, USCA_MyAme_1.0, whole genome shotgun sequence includes the following:
- the REEP3 gene encoding receptor expression-enhancing protein 3 — MVSWMISRVVVLVFGMLYPAYYSYKAVKTKNVKEYVRWMMYWIVFALYTVTETITDLTVSWFPLYYELKIAFVVWLLSPYTRGASLIYRKFLHPLLSSKEREIDEYIVQAKERGYETMVNFGRQGLNFAASAAVTAAVKSQGAITEKLRSFSMHDLTTIQGDEPVGQRPYQTLPEAKKKTRASASESSGYKTPLEKNPGDDKTDEEMEGTHSEDEMFAQRGLRRTQSMKSVKSIKGRKEIRYGSLKYRVKKRPAVYF; from the exons gCTGGTGTTTGGGATGCTGTATCCTGCATATTACTCATACAAAGCTGTGAAGACAAAAAATGTGAAGGAATAT GTTCGCTGGATGATGTATTGGATTGTGTTTGCTCTTTATACAGTTACTGAAACAATAACTGACCTAACAGTCTCTTG GTTTCCACTGTACTATGAACTGAAGATAGCTTTTGTTGTTTGGCTTCTTTCCCCATATACTAGAGGGGCAAGTTTAATCTACAGAAAATTTCTTCACCCACTTCTTTCTTCTAAAGAAAGG gAGATTGACGAGTATATTGTACAGGCCAAAGAAAGAGGCTATGAGACAATGGTGAATTTTGGAAGGCAAGGGTTGAATTTCGCAGCAAGtgctgcagtgacagcagctgtAAAG AGTCAAGGTGCGATAACTGAGAAACTGAGAAGTTTCAGTATGCATGATTTGACTACTATACAAGGAGATGAGCCGGTAGGACAGAGACCCTATCAGACATTaccagaagcaaaaaagaaaaccagagccTCTGCAAGTGAATCTTCAG gttacaaaactccactggaaaaaaatcctggagatgataaaacagatgaagagaTGGAGGGAACACATTCAGAGGATGAAATGTTTGCTCAGAGAGGCCTTCGAAGAACTCAGAGCATGAAATCTGTGAAAAGTATTAAAGGCCGTAAAGAG ataCGGTATGGATCACTGAAATACAGAGTAAAGAAGAGACCCGCTGTATACTTCTAA